The Collimonas sp. PA-H2 genome contains a region encoding:
- a CDS encoding LysR family transcriptional regulator: MTNLNWNDLRYFLALVDSGSLTAGARRLKVEHTTVARRIEALEEALGLRLFERLQRQWKLTPEGENLLDGARRLEQEALALERAAAGAAPLAGTVRISAPPVIASHLLVPQLGFLRQCLPGIALEVVGESREVNLT, translated from the coding sequence ATGACAAATCTCAACTGGAACGATCTGCGCTACTTCCTGGCGCTGGTGGACAGCGGCAGCCTGACCGCCGGTGCGCGCCGGCTGAAGGTGGAACACACTACGGTGGCGCGCCGCATCGAGGCGCTGGAAGAGGCGCTCGGCCTGAGGCTGTTCGAGCGCCTGCAGCGCCAATGGAAGCTGACGCCGGAAGGAGAAAACCTGTTGGACGGCGCGCGCCGGCTGGAGCAGGAAGCGCTGGCCCTGGAGCGGGCAGCGGCCGGCGCCGCGCCATTGGCAGGCACCGTACGCATTTCCGCGCCGCCGGTCATCGCCAGCCATCTGCTGGTGCCGCAGCTGGGTTTCCTGCGCCAGTGCCTGCCCGGCATCGCCCTGGAAGTGGTGGGTGAAAGCCGCGAAGTCAACCTGACCTGA
- a CDS encoding quinone oxidoreductase: MSKELVIRMSQPGDAGVLQAASIDLPPPGAGEVRVRHTAIGVNFADIYHRIGLYRLPELPAVLGVEAAGEVEAIGSGPGGQDCSDLQVGDRVVYTGLPAGAYATARNVALNRLIRIPAGVSDIQAAGTLLRGITAYMLFQHVARVRAGDTVLVQAAAGGLGQVLGQWGAALGARMIGTVGSAGKGEVARNKGYQEAILYRQMDFVAEAMRLTDGRGVDFAVDGVGGETLSKTLQTVRPFGMAASVGQAAFSGNEDSAILPLSELGPYRSIALARPSVFRFMSDLSRYREGAEAALVRLEQGLVMDVSLTLPLAEAAEAHRQLESGKTAGGVILLPT; the protein is encoded by the coding sequence ATGAGCAAGGAATTGGTAATCAGAATGAGTCAGCCCGGCGACGCCGGCGTATTGCAGGCGGCAAGCATCGATTTGCCGCCGCCTGGCGCCGGCGAAGTGCGCGTGCGTCATACCGCCATCGGCGTCAATTTCGCTGACATTTATCACCGCATCGGCCTGTATCGCCTGCCTGAGCTGCCCGCAGTGCTCGGTGTCGAGGCGGCCGGCGAGGTCGAGGCCATAGGTAGCGGACCGGGCGGCCAGGATTGCAGCGACCTGCAGGTTGGCGACCGCGTGGTCTACACCGGACTGCCGGCCGGCGCCTATGCGACTGCCCGCAATGTCGCGCTGAACCGCTTGATCAGGATTCCGGCAGGCGTCAGCGACATCCAGGCCGCCGGCACTCTGCTGCGCGGCATCACTGCCTACATGCTGTTCCAGCATGTCGCCCGGGTGCGTGCCGGCGACACCGTCCTGGTCCAGGCGGCGGCCGGCGGACTGGGCCAGGTGCTGGGACAGTGGGGAGCGGCGCTGGGTGCGCGCATGATCGGCACTGTCGGCAGCGCGGGCAAGGGCGAGGTGGCCAGGAACAAGGGCTATCAGGAGGCGATTCTCTACCGGCAAATGGATTTCGTGGCCGAAGCAATGCGTCTGACCGACGGCCGCGGCGTCGATTTTGCGGTCGATGGCGTCGGCGGCGAGACCTTGAGCAAGACGCTGCAGACCGTGCGCCCGTTCGGCATGGCGGCCAGCGTCGGCCAGGCGGCATTCAGCGGCAATGAAGACAGCGCCATTCTGCCGCTCAGCGAGCTTGGCCCTTATCGTTCCATTGCGCTGGCGCGTCCGAGCGTGTTCCGTTTCATGTCGGACCTGTCCCGCTACCGGGAAGGCGCAGAGGCAGCCCTGGTCCGGCTGGAGCAGGGCCTTGTCATGGACGTCTCACTCACGCTGCCTTTGGCGGAAGCAGCCGAAGCCCATCGTCAGCTGGAAAGCGGCAAGACCGCCGGCGGCGTCATCCTGTTGCCCACTTAA